The following coding sequences are from one Achromobacter sp. B7 window:
- a CDS encoding tripartite tricarboxylate transporter substrate binding protein, with the protein MKIARALTSVGLWLRVGAAVSAVGMMGPAVAGAYPDHSIRMVVPFPAGGATDLMARALAQGLGDKLGQAIVVENRGGAGGTIGAEAVASAAPDGYTLLYSTMGVLTINPSLYPKLRYDPQKSFAPISMTNLTSNLLVVNSDLKVNSVAELAALAKARPGELTFSSSGNGTTSHLAGEMFKSTAGVDIRHIPYKGTSGAINDFLAGRISMMIDTSSNFIEQVKLGKVRALGVTSRQRLPVLPDVPSISETPGFESYEVSLWSGVLAPAGTPRAVIDKLNQDIAAVMTSPQMVERMAAYGIQTTHSTPEAFAAQIKTDTAKWAKVIEQSGAKSD; encoded by the coding sequence ATGAAGATCGCAAGGGCGCTGACCTCGGTCGGCCTGTGGCTGCGGGTGGGGGCGGCGGTATCCGCCGTCGGGATGATGGGGCCGGCCGTGGCGGGCGCCTATCCCGACCACTCCATCCGGATGGTGGTGCCGTTTCCGGCGGGGGGCGCAACCGATCTGATGGCGCGCGCGCTGGCGCAGGGGCTGGGCGACAAGCTGGGCCAAGCCATCGTGGTGGAAAACCGGGGTGGCGCGGGGGGCACGATCGGCGCGGAAGCCGTGGCCAGCGCGGCGCCCGACGGCTACACGCTGCTGTACTCGACGATGGGCGTGCTGACCATCAACCCGTCGCTGTACCCCAAGCTGCGCTACGACCCGCAAAAGAGCTTCGCCCCGATCTCGATGACCAACCTGACGTCGAATCTGCTGGTGGTCAATTCCGATCTGAAAGTGAATTCCGTGGCGGAACTGGCGGCGCTGGCGAAGGCGCGGCCGGGCGAACTGACGTTCAGCTCATCGGGCAACGGCACGACCAGCCATCTGGCCGGCGAAATGTTCAAGTCCACGGCGGGTGTGGACATCCGCCATATCCCGTACAAGGGCACGTCGGGCGCCATCAACGATTTCCTGGCGGGCCGGATATCGATGATGATCGACACGTCATCGAACTTCATCGAACAGGTCAAGCTGGGCAAGGTGCGCGCGCTGGGCGTGACCAGCCGCCAGCGCTTGCCGGTGCTGCCCGATGTGCCGTCGATTTCAGAAACGCCGGGCTTTGAGTCGTACGAAGTCAGCCTGTGGTCAGGTGTGCTGGCGCCTGCCGGTACGCCGCGCGCGGTGATCGACAAGCTGAACCAGGACATCGCGGCGGTGATGACGTCACCGCAAATGGTCGAGCGCATGGCGGCCTACGGCATTCAGACCACGCACAGCACGCCCGAAGCGTTTGCCGCGCAGATCAAGACGGACACGGCGAAGTGGGCCAAGGTGATCGAGCAGTCCGGCGCCAAGTCGGACTGA
- a CDS encoding amidohydrolase, whose amino-acid sequence MTPEIPRMPVTPRHALPALACDAHCHVFGPYDRFPLQHASSYAAPDAPAPRYLRMLDTLGAARGVLVQPAPYGVDPAALLDALAQGGERLRGIAVADPSVTDAQLQALVDGGVRGLRFLEARDPAGNLFPGSVGFGQLAAMAPRMKQFGLHAQLWAPCDAYVQHLPALAALDVPIVIDHLGSLVPARGEQDAAFQLLRGLLADGRIWMKLTLCRVGAAPDYENARYIHDAFTAANPDQVLWGSDWPFVRMGASAPSADALVDVAYEWLGNDGLRKKVWVDNPARLYGFD is encoded by the coding sequence ATGACGCCCGAGATACCGCGCATGCCCGTCACCCCCAGGCACGCGCTACCCGCCTTGGCCTGCGATGCGCATTGCCATGTGTTCGGCCCGTATGACCGCTTTCCCCTGCAACACGCCTCGTCCTATGCCGCGCCGGACGCGCCTGCGCCGCGCTACCTGCGCATGCTGGATACGCTGGGCGCGGCGCGCGGGGTGTTGGTGCAGCCCGCGCCCTATGGCGTGGACCCGGCGGCGTTGTTGGACGCTTTGGCGCAAGGCGGTGAGCGGCTGCGCGGCATCGCGGTGGCCGACCCGTCGGTGACCGATGCGCAGTTGCAGGCGCTGGTGGATGGCGGCGTGCGCGGTCTGCGCTTTCTGGAAGCGCGCGACCCGGCGGGCAATTTGTTCCCCGGCAGCGTGGGCTTTGGGCAGCTTGCCGCGATGGCGCCGCGCATGAAGCAGTTTGGCCTGCATGCCCAGCTATGGGCGCCTTGCGATGCGTATGTGCAGCATCTGCCGGCGCTGGCTGCGCTGGACGTGCCGATTGTGATCGACCATCTGGGCAGCCTGGTGCCTGCGCGTGGTGAACAGGATGCGGCCTTTCAGCTGCTGCGCGGCTTGCTGGCCGACGGGCGAATCTGGATGAAGCTGACGTTGTGCCGCGTGGGCGCCGCGCCCGACTATGAAAATGCCCGCTACATCCACGACGCCTTCACGGCCGCCAACCCCGATCAGGTGCTGTGGGGATCGGACTGGCCGTTCGTGCGCATGGGCGCGTCCGCGCCATCGGCCGATGCGCTGGTGGACGTGGCCTATGAATGGCTGGGCAACGACGGCTTGCGCAAGAAGGTATGGGTCGACAACCCGGCGCGCCTGTACGGGTTCGATTGA
- a CDS encoding acyl-CoA dehydrogenase yields the protein MSSVDPALIEEIRDSARDLLSRRDQRQRKRSASGADRAYWRQISDAGWLGMSVPEAMGGLGLGWHAMAAVIEEAGRAQLPEPLVGAGVLGATLLTTITPLPDSPLRDTLLQAACDGTRMMALAWQETEGQLEAGEAAGVFGVSATPREGAYVLNGEKRHVIADAAVDGWLVTADSEPGTLLFYLAAGTPGVTVRPHARADGTPACHLSIESAIVPAEALLSQDAVLDAVDHALDYGRLMQSAELIGVARQVLADTVVYLNTRQQFGKPLSSFQALQHRLVDAALQVELAASSLQDALTTLADAADPDVATARKVAASRVKARAARAGLDATRLAIQLHGAIGYTEECDVSLYFRSALHLAAWLGNAAAHRQRYGALADAPSPPADDTAPPSSPGEFPRDADWNGMPEADFRALLRRFFHAHYPQHLRHVPWRLHWDEIKPWYFTLSRQGWIAPSWPREHGGMALSPARQIAFIEEAERHGVARAPDQGLVMLGPILIRYGTEEQRARFLPGILSGKAVWAQGYSEPNAGSDLAALRCEAVIDGDDLIVTGQKTWSTLAQDATHMFMLVRTDKTVKKQAGISFLLVDLASPGISRRPIRTLSGHEEFCEVFFDQVRVPRANLVGELNAGWGIAKALLGFERLFSGSPKHASHALQQIFSIARQRGLLADPAFTDRLAELRMDSADLTAMYRVFADMARAGRPLPPTLSLLKIWATETHERLGALLIQIAEEYGGADMRLGYGDGDRDGNGGVQALAPYLNALAATIFSGTNEIQRNIYAKQVLGLDGA from the coding sequence ATGAGCAGCGTGGACCCTGCCTTGATCGAAGAAATACGCGACAGCGCGCGTGATCTTCTGTCGCGCCGCGACCAGCGCCAGCGCAAGCGCTCGGCAAGCGGCGCCGATCGCGCCTATTGGCGCCAGATCTCCGACGCCGGCTGGCTCGGCATGAGCGTGCCGGAAGCCATGGGCGGGCTGGGCCTGGGCTGGCACGCGATGGCCGCCGTCATCGAAGAAGCCGGACGCGCGCAATTGCCCGAGCCGCTGGTGGGCGCGGGCGTATTGGGCGCAACCTTGCTCACGACAATCACGCCCCTGCCCGACTCCCCCTTGCGCGACACCCTGCTACAAGCGGCGTGCGATGGGACGCGGATGATGGCGCTGGCCTGGCAAGAAACCGAAGGGCAGCTGGAAGCCGGCGAGGCCGCGGGCGTGTTCGGCGTCAGCGCCACACCGCGCGAAGGCGCCTATGTCTTGAACGGCGAAAAGCGCCATGTCATTGCCGACGCCGCCGTGGACGGCTGGCTGGTAACGGCCGATAGCGAACCAGGCACCCTGCTGTTCTACCTGGCCGCCGGCACGCCCGGCGTTACCGTGCGCCCCCATGCGCGCGCGGACGGCACGCCCGCCTGCCACCTGAGCATCGAATCGGCCATCGTGCCGGCCGAGGCGCTGCTGTCCCAGGACGCTGTGCTGGACGCCGTGGACCATGCCCTGGATTACGGCCGCCTAATGCAATCGGCCGAATTGATCGGCGTGGCGCGGCAGGTGCTGGCCGATACGGTGGTCTACCTGAACACGCGCCAGCAATTCGGCAAGCCGCTGTCATCGTTCCAGGCACTGCAACACCGGCTGGTGGACGCGGCGCTACAGGTGGAGTTGGCGGCCAGCAGTTTGCAGGACGCGTTAACGACATTGGCCGACGCAGCGGACCCGGACGTCGCCACCGCTCGCAAGGTTGCCGCCAGCCGGGTGAAGGCCCGCGCGGCGCGCGCCGGGCTGGACGCCACGCGCCTGGCGATTCAGTTGCACGGCGCCATCGGCTACACCGAGGAATGCGACGTCAGCCTGTATTTTCGCAGCGCCTTGCACCTGGCCGCGTGGCTGGGCAACGCCGCCGCGCATCGTCAACGCTACGGCGCACTGGCTGATGCGCCCTCGCCCCCGGCCGACGACACCGCCCCGCCGTCATCGCCGGGGGAATTTCCCCGCGACGCCGACTGGAACGGCATGCCCGAAGCCGACTTCCGTGCGCTGTTGCGCCGTTTTTTTCACGCGCATTATCCCCAGCACCTGCGGCATGTGCCGTGGCGGCTGCATTGGGATGAGATCAAGCCGTGGTACTTCACGCTGTCGCGCCAGGGCTGGATTGCACCATCGTGGCCGCGCGAGCATGGCGGCATGGCCTTGTCGCCCGCGCGGCAGATCGCCTTCATCGAAGAGGCCGAGCGCCATGGCGTGGCGCGCGCACCCGACCAGGGCCTGGTCATGCTCGGCCCAATCCTGATCCGCTACGGCACCGAGGAACAACGCGCACGGTTCCTGCCGGGCATCCTGTCGGGCAAGGCCGTGTGGGCGCAGGGCTATTCCGAACCCAACGCGGGATCGGACCTGGCGGCGTTGCGGTGCGAAGCCGTGATCGACGGCGACGACCTCATCGTGACCGGGCAAAAGACATGGTCGACGCTGGCGCAGGACGCCACGCACATGTTCATGCTGGTGCGTACCGACAAGACGGTGAAGAAGCAGGCGGGCATCAGCTTCCTGCTGGTGGACCTGGCCAGCCCCGGCATCAGCCGCCGCCCCATCCGCACGCTGTCCGGCCACGAAGAGTTTTGCGAAGTGTTCTTCGATCAGGTGCGTGTGCCGCGCGCCAACCTCGTGGGTGAACTGAACGCCGGCTGGGGTATCGCCAAGGCGCTGCTGGGCTTCGAACGCTTGTTTTCCGGCAGCCCCAAGCACGCGAGCCATGCGCTGCAACAGATCTTCAGCATCGCGCGGCAACGCGGCCTGTTGGCCGACCCCGCCTTTACGGACCGCCTGGCTGAACTGCGGATGGACAGCGCCGACCTGACCGCCATGTACCGCGTGTTTGCCGATATGGCCCGGGCCGGTCGACCGCTGCCGCCGACGTTGTCGCTACTGAAAATCTGGGCCACCGAAACGCATGAGCGACTGGGCGCGCTGCTGATCCAGATTGCCGAGGAATACGGCGGCGCCGACATGCGGCTGGGCTACGGCGATGGGGATCGGGATGGGAATGGCGGCGTGCAGGCGCTGGCGCCCTACCTCAACGCACTGGCCGCCACCATCTTCAGCGGCACCAACGAGATTCAACGCAACATCTACGCCAAACAGGTCCTGGGCCTGGACGGCGCATAA
- a CDS encoding tripartite tricarboxylate transporter substrate binding protein, with the protein MTSMNPFRLAKAAMVAALAALLMPAAQAASYPDRPLTLVNPYAAGGPADVVARSLGRALEKRLGQPVVVENKPGGGASIGTGFVARAKPDGYTLLLGTSAGHVVTPLMQKTPYDGVDGFAFCSVVAVQPIMLVVNPARSITTVAQLVERAKAEPGKLSYGSAGVGGATHLGAEQFQQAAHVQLNHIPYAGASPAINDVVGGQIDLAMLNLSASLPFIRQGRLVALAYAADKRSPLLPNVPTLAEAGVAGAEAATWYSLAAPAGTPPDIVQRLSSAVQAVNDDPEYRRVMQEQAIELMSLSPAQADAYVRRDRADMQRLLGSLGLLAK; encoded by the coding sequence ATGACATCGATGAATCCGTTTCGCTTGGCCAAAGCGGCCATGGTGGCGGCGCTGGCTGCACTGCTGATGCCGGCCGCCCAGGCCGCGTCTTATCCTGACCGCCCCTTGACGCTGGTGAATCCGTACGCGGCGGGCGGCCCGGCCGATGTGGTGGCGCGCAGCCTGGGCCGCGCACTGGAAAAGCGGCTGGGCCAACCGGTGGTGGTGGAAAACAAACCGGGCGGCGGCGCGTCCATCGGCACGGGCTTTGTGGCCCGCGCCAAGCCGGACGGCTACACCTTGCTGCTGGGCACGTCGGCCGGCCACGTGGTGACGCCGTTGATGCAAAAGACGCCCTACGACGGCGTGGACGGCTTCGCGTTTTGTTCGGTGGTGGCCGTGCAGCCCATCATGCTGGTGGTGAACCCGGCGCGTAGCATCACCACGGTTGCGCAATTGGTGGAACGCGCCAAGGCCGAACCGGGCAAGCTCAGCTACGGGTCGGCCGGCGTGGGCGGCGCCACGCATCTGGGCGCGGAACAGTTCCAGCAGGCTGCGCACGTGCAGCTCAATCACATTCCCTACGCCGGCGCATCGCCCGCCATCAACGATGTGGTGGGCGGCCAGATCGACCTGGCCATGCTGAACCTGTCGGCCAGCCTGCCGTTCATTCGCCAAGGGCGGCTGGTGGCGTTGGCGTACGCAGCCGACAAGCGTTCGCCGCTGTTGCCCAACGTGCCCACGCTGGCCGAAGCCGGCGTGGCGGGCGCCGAGGCCGCTACGTGGTACAGCCTGGCCGCGCCCGCCGGCACGCCGCCCGACATCGTGCAGCGCCTGAGCAGCGCCGTGCAGGCCGTGAACGACGACCCGGAATACCGGCGCGTGATGCAAGAGCAGGCGATAGAGCTGATGTCCTTATCGCCCGCCCAGGCCGACGCCTACGTGCGCCGTGATCGCGCCGACATGCAGCGGTTGCTGGGCTCGTTGGGGCTGCTGGCAAAATGA
- a CDS encoding carboxymuconolactone decarboxylase family protein: MSRIPLPSPDSMTDDQKRVYEKIVSGPRGRLVGPLRAALHSPELAERWQALGALLRFGTSLPPRVSELAIVVTARRWNSQIEWHIHAQAARAAGIADAVLDAIQARETPRFDTRDDEVVYEFSRQLQETGQVDPDLYAEAVARWQAVGVVELTAVIGYYTMVSMTLNAHDIPMPDDAPAPLDIPTQDGAPALSPLAALPRKEQP; this comes from the coding sequence ATGAGCCGTATCCCGCTGCCTTCCCCCGACAGCATGACCGACGACCAGAAACGCGTGTACGAGAAGATCGTCTCGGGCCCGCGCGGGCGCCTTGTGGGCCCGCTGCGCGCGGCGCTGCACAGCCCCGAACTTGCCGAACGCTGGCAGGCGTTGGGCGCCCTGCTGCGCTTTGGCACCAGCCTGCCGCCGCGTGTCAGCGAGTTGGCCATTGTGGTGACGGCGCGCCGTTGGAACAGCCAGATCGAATGGCATATCCACGCGCAGGCAGCGCGCGCGGCCGGCATTGCAGACGCCGTGCTGGACGCCATCCAGGCGCGGGAGACGCCGCGGTTCGACACGCGCGACGATGAAGTCGTCTACGAGTTCTCGCGCCAGTTGCAGGAAACCGGCCAGGTCGATCCCGACCTCTATGCCGAAGCGGTAGCGCGATGGCAGGCGGTGGGCGTGGTGGAGCTGACGGCGGTGATCGGCTACTACACCATGGTGTCCATGACGTTGAACGCACACGACATCCCGATGCCGGACGACGCGCCCGCGCCGCTGGATATTCCGACGCAAGACGGCGCGCCTGCCTTGAGCCCATTGGCGGCGCTGCCGCGCAAGGAGCAGCCATGA
- a CDS encoding flavin reductase family protein, with protein sequence MNFDFSQLASADAFKLLSSVVVPRPIAWVVTQSARGDLNAAPFSFFNVVSSDPPIVALGIGPRAGQWKDSSRNIMDTGEFVINVVSRELARQMNQTSLDYDASVDELARVGLSTQPSTLVAPPRIAQSPAALECKVWQVIEAAPHRVIVLARVVGMYLRDDALLNRDRFHVDTPALGLLGRMHGAGWYAHTSDLFQMLAPTAANDPSVLPAQGH encoded by the coding sequence ATGAATTTTGATTTCAGCCAACTGGCGTCCGCCGATGCGTTCAAGCTGCTGTCCAGCGTGGTCGTGCCACGGCCTATTGCCTGGGTGGTGACCCAGTCCGCGCGCGGCGATCTGAACGCCGCGCCGTTTTCGTTTTTCAACGTGGTCAGCAGTGACCCGCCCATCGTGGCGCTGGGCATCGGCCCGCGCGCGGGGCAGTGGAAGGATTCGTCGCGCAACATCATGGACACGGGTGAATTCGTGATCAACGTGGTGTCCAGGGAATTGGCCCGGCAGATGAACCAGACCAGCCTGGATTACGACGCCAGCGTTGACGAGCTGGCCCGCGTGGGGCTGTCCACGCAGCCATCGACGCTGGTCGCGCCGCCGCGCATCGCGCAAAGCCCGGCGGCGCTGGAATGCAAGGTGTGGCAGGTGATCGAGGCCGCGCCGCATCGCGTGATCGTGTTGGCGCGCGTGGTGGGCATGTATCTGCGCGACGACGCGTTGCTGAACCGCGATCGCTTTCATGTGGACACGCCCGCGTTGGGCTTGCTGGGCCGCATGCATGGCGCGGGTTGGTACGCGCACACAAGTGATTTGTTCCAGATGCTGGCGCCCACCGCGGCCAACGACCCGTCGGTGCTGCCCGCGCAAGGGCATTGA
- a CDS encoding LysR family transcriptional regulator, whose product MPFAKATGLSLDLTADLNKWRAFLAIAELGSITRAALYLDQDQSVLSRRINALERECNARLFNRTGRGVNLSEVGQRLFPLVQTLLGDAERLELELNGQAREPAGEVTLGLLPSTAHPLIRRLFSRLRKHFPKVHLKILEGSSGQIEEWLTDSRVDIAILYRYGDKCPPGEQALAYVDSYLVGAAGDTRTASGEVTFDQLDGLPFILPGAPNGLRNALDGLARARKITIAPLIEADSLPLMKSIVEHENMYTVLPLHAVWQEVQEGRLSIAALRDPTMGRIISMAFSRSKGPGRTVMEVAAQIETLVREIGGEGVWHAEP is encoded by the coding sequence ATGCCATTCGCCAAAGCCACCGGGCTAAGCCTGGACCTGACTGCCGACCTGAACAAATGGAGGGCGTTCCTGGCGATTGCGGAGTTGGGCAGCATCACGCGCGCCGCGCTCTACCTGGACCAGGACCAATCCGTTCTCAGCCGCCGCATCAACGCACTGGAACGCGAGTGCAACGCGCGGCTGTTCAACCGCACCGGTCGCGGCGTGAATTTGTCCGAGGTGGGCCAGCGGCTGTTTCCCTTGGTGCAAACGCTGCTGGGCGACGCCGAACGGCTGGAACTTGAGCTTAACGGCCAGGCGCGCGAGCCCGCAGGCGAAGTCACGCTGGGGCTGTTGCCCTCCACCGCGCATCCGCTGATCCGCCGCTTGTTTTCGCGCTTGCGCAAACACTTTCCGAAGGTGCACCTGAAGATTCTTGAAGGCTCCAGCGGCCAGATCGAAGAGTGGCTGACGGACAGCCGCGTGGACATCGCCATCCTGTACCGCTATGGCGACAAGTGCCCGCCGGGCGAGCAGGCGCTGGCCTACGTGGATTCCTATCTGGTGGGCGCGGCGGGCGATACGCGCACCGCATCGGGCGAAGTCACGTTCGACCAGCTTGACGGCCTGCCCTTTATCCTGCCGGGCGCGCCGAATGGTTTGCGCAATGCGCTGGACGGCCTGGCGCGAGCGCGCAAGATCACCATCGCGCCGTTGATCGAAGCGGATTCATTGCCGCTGATGAAGTCGATTGTGGAGCACGAGAACATGTACACCGTGCTGCCGCTACATGCCGTCTGGCAAGAGGTGCAGGAAGGCCGATTAAGCATCGCGGCGCTTCGTGACCCGACGATGGGCCGAATCATTTCCATGGCGTTTTCCAGGTCCAAGGGACCGGGCCGCACCGTCATGGAAGTGGCGGCGCAGATTGAAACGCTGGTGCGGGAAATCGGCGGCGAAGGCGTGTGGCACGCGGAACCTTGA
- a CDS encoding CaiB/BaiF CoA-transferase family protein, translating into MSRALEGVKVLDLSRVFSGPWAAQMLADFGAEVIKVERPGRGDDVRHQGYPMPDRHGEPSRQTSSFVAMNRGKKSLTIDISKPDGQALVRRLAERADIVIENFKAGDLRRYGLDHDALSKVNPRLVICSITGFGQSGPYSHLPGYDPIFQSMSGLMSVTGVPDGEPGAGPVKAGYSVSDITAGFYAVAAILAALHHRDQISGAGQHIDLALLDAQIAAMSHIGMNYLASGQVPARMGSASQITAPFRAFACRDGHLMVAVGNDTQFRAFCAVIGLPALADDARFTSNPKRAAAQAELSRLIEPAMQARTAGEWNDALAAANVPCGPIYTMDQVFEDPQVRHRQVLGRLAHPELGDMPVINNPIHFSKTPIAPGLPPPLLGEHTADVLRAELGLSDDEIARLHAEGIV; encoded by the coding sequence ATGAGCCGAGCATTAGAGGGCGTCAAAGTCCTGGATTTAAGCCGCGTGTTCTCCGGGCCGTGGGCCGCGCAGATGCTGGCCGACTTTGGCGCCGAGGTCATCAAGGTCGAACGCCCGGGCCGGGGCGACGACGTCCGGCACCAGGGCTATCCGATGCCGGATCGCCATGGCGAACCCAGTCGGCAGACCTCGTCGTTTGTGGCGATGAACCGGGGCAAGAAATCGCTGACCATCGATATCTCCAAGCCCGACGGCCAGGCGCTGGTTCGCCGGCTTGCCGAGCGCGCCGACATCGTCATCGAGAACTTCAAGGCGGGCGACCTGCGCCGCTACGGGCTGGATCACGACGCGCTGTCCAAGGTCAACCCCCGGCTGGTGATTTGCTCGATCACCGGCTTCGGGCAGTCCGGCCCGTACAGCCATCTGCCCGGCTACGACCCGATCTTTCAATCCATGAGCGGGCTGATGAGCGTGACCGGGGTGCCCGATGGCGAACCCGGCGCGGGGCCGGTCAAGGCGGGGTATTCCGTGTCGGACATCACGGCGGGCTTTTACGCGGTGGCGGCCATACTGGCGGCGCTGCACCATCGGGACCAGATCTCCGGCGCAGGCCAGCATATCGACCTGGCCTTGCTGGACGCGCAGATTGCCGCCATGTCGCACATCGGCATGAACTATCTGGCAAGCGGCCAAGTGCCGGCGCGCATGGGGTCGGCCTCGCAGATCACCGCGCCGTTTCGCGCGTTTGCCTGCCGCGATGGGCACCTGATGGTGGCGGTGGGCAACGACACGCAGTTTCGCGCCTTCTGCGCGGTGATCGGGCTGCCCGCGCTGGCCGACGACGCGCGTTTTACCAGCAACCCCAAACGCGCCGCCGCGCAAGCCGAGTTGTCGCGCCTGATCGAGCCGGCCATGCAGGCGCGCACCGCCGGCGAATGGAACGACGCGCTGGCTGCGGCCAACGTGCCCTGCGGCCCGATCTACACGATGGACCAGGTGTTTGAAGACCCGCAGGTACGGCACCGCCAGGTGCTGGGCCGCCTCGCGCATCCTGAACTGGGCGACATGCCCGTCATCAACAACCCCATCCATTTTTCCAAGACGCCGATAGCGCCGGGCCTGCCGCCGCCCCTGCTGGGCGAACACACCGCCGACGTGCTGCGCGCCGAACTGGGGCTGTCCGACGACGAGATCGCGCGCCTGCACGCCGAGGGCATCGTATGA
- a CDS encoding tripartite tricarboxylate transporter substrate binding protein produces MKKAPALTVAAVLLAATMAPVAQAAQPWPSQPIRLIVPYPPGGSVDNLARLLAPALGKRLGQTIVIENKAGASGTIGVDATVRAEPDGNTFGFGVPGAITGLPHVMKVPYNVSTIQYVSLVARIPQVVMVNPSLPDTTLAAFVASAKQHPGKYNYGSAGNVTTPHLGGELLKQQTGIDIMHVPYKGAAPAVTALLSNEVQMFPGDASAALGFIKAGKLRALAVASPERFEGLPDVPTTREAGFPGVIVESNYGIIAPTGTPKDIVDKMAAAIAQSLAEPELRQKMIDQGAIPAASTPDQYRTLMETESKKWGDVIRRGKLGLE; encoded by the coding sequence ATGAAAAAAGCACCCGCATTGACGGTGGCCGCGGTATTGCTGGCCGCAACGATGGCGCCCGTGGCGCAGGCCGCGCAGCCCTGGCCCAGCCAGCCCATCCGCTTGATCGTGCCGTACCCGCCCGGCGGCTCGGTGGACAACCTGGCCCGCCTGCTGGCACCCGCGCTGGGCAAGCGGCTGGGGCAAACCATCGTCATCGAGAACAAGGCGGGCGCCAGCGGCACCATCGGCGTGGACGCCACCGTGCGCGCCGAGCCGGACGGCAACACGTTCGGCTTCGGCGTGCCGGGCGCCATCACCGGCCTGCCGCACGTCATGAAGGTGCCTTACAACGTCAGCACCATTCAGTATGTGTCGCTGGTGGCGCGCATTCCGCAAGTGGTCATGGTGAACCCGTCGCTGCCCGACACCACGCTGGCCGCCTTCGTCGCCAGCGCCAAGCAGCACCCGGGCAAATACAACTACGGCTCGGCCGGCAACGTGACCACGCCCCATCTGGGCGGCGAACTGCTGAAGCAGCAAACGGGCATCGACATCATGCACGTGCCGTACAAGGGCGCCGCGCCCGCCGTGACGGCCTTGCTGTCCAACGAAGTGCAGATGTTCCCGGGTGACGCGTCGGCCGCCTTGGGCTTCATCAAGGCAGGCAAGTTGCGCGCGCTGGCGGTGGCCAGCCCCGAACGCTTCGAGGGCCTGCCCGACGTGCCCACCACCCGCGAGGCGGGCTTTCCCGGCGTGATCGTGGAATCGAACTACGGCATCATCGCGCCCACCGGCACGCCCAAGGACATCGTCGACAAGATGGCGGCGGCCATCGCCCAGTCCCTGGCGGAACCCGAACTGCGCCAGAAGATGATCGACCAGGGCGCCATTCCGGCGGCAAGCACGCCGGACCAGTACCGCACGCTGATGGAAACCGAATCCAAGAAATGGGGCGACGTGATCCGACGCGGCAAGCTTGGGCTGGAATGA
- a CDS encoding glutathione S-transferase family protein gives MKLHWSPRSPFVRKVMIVLYEGGIEDRVQLVRTPVAMDKPNLDLVADNPLIKLPTLVLEDGTALYDSRVICAYLDGLTGGRLMPGDATARLVAERRQALGDGFLDALLLYRQERNKPVEKQTAAWLDAFALKVRAVLAALEAETPALSATGFDLGVIAIGCALSYMDYRFPDIDWRSSHPKLAAWHQGFCARPSVARSQPDEAP, from the coding sequence ATGAAGTTGCATTGGTCGCCCAGGTCGCCGTTTGTGCGCAAGGTGATGATCGTTTTATACGAAGGTGGTATTGAAGACCGCGTGCAGTTGGTGCGCACGCCCGTCGCAATGGACAAGCCCAATCTGGATCTGGTGGCGGACAATCCGCTGATCAAGCTGCCCACGTTGGTGTTGGAAGATGGCACGGCCTTGTACGACTCGCGCGTCATCTGTGCGTATCTGGATGGGCTGACGGGCGGTCGGCTGATGCCTGGCGATGCCACGGCGCGGCTCGTGGCCGAGCGCCGGCAGGCGCTGGGCGATGGGTTTCTGGACGCGTTGTTGCTGTACCGCCAAGAGCGCAACAAGCCTGTGGAAAAGCAGACGGCGGCTTGGCTGGACGCGTTTGCGCTGAAGGTGCGTGCCGTGCTGGCCGCGCTGGAAGCCGAGACGCCCGCGTTGTCGGCCACCGGCTTCGACCTGGGGGTGATTGCCATCGGTTGCGCGCTGTCGTACATGGATTATCGTTTTCCGGATATCGATTGGCGCAGTAGCCACCCCAAGCTTGCCGCCTGGCATCAAGGCTTTTGCGCGCGCCCGTCGGTGGCGCGCAGCCAGCCGGATGAAGCGCCGTGA